The nucleotide window ATAAGTGAAGATTTAAATGGCCCCAACATTATAGCTGTTCCTATAGAAAGTGAAGAAACAATAACAGTGGGATGGATAAATCAAAAAAATATAAAGTTAACTCAATTAGCCATAGAGTATATTAATATTTTAGAGAATATTACAAGAAAATATGTACAAGGGTTATAGGTTAAAACTATAACTAATTAAAGAAAATTGGAATTATCTTATAATGTCTTTGTTATGATATATTATCTTTAAGTTATAAATGGAAGGAAGAGGTATATGTATAGCAAAGCAATAATAGGTTATCCTAGAGTTGGAAAGTTAAGAGAATTAAAATTTTCTACGGAGAAATATTTTAGAGGGGAAGAAAGTAAAGAACAGCTGGAGGCTGTTGCAAAATCTATAAGAGAAGAGCAATGGATTCTACAAAAACGTAAAGGTATAGATTTTATTCCATCTAATGATTTTTCTTTCTATGACAATATGTTAGATACAATAATTCTTTTAGGAGCTATTCCTAAGGAGTATAAAAACCTTAAAGTAGATATGCTAGATACTTATTTTGCTATGGCAAGAGGATATCAAGGAGAAAAAGGTGATGTTAAAGCATTACCTATGAAAAAGTGGTTTAATACTAATTATCATTATATAGTACCTATAATAGAAGATGATATGAAATTTACTTGTAATGTAGATAATTTAGTTAAGTACTACAAAGAAGCTTTATCATTAGATATACGTACTACACCTAGCATCATAGGACCATTTACTTTTCTAAAGTTAGCTAGATTTAATGGCAAAAAGGGAATAAATGATGTTTGTTATGATATATTAAATATTTATAATGAAGTTCTTTCAAAGCTAGTAAGTTTAGAAGTGGAAGTTGTACAAGTTCATGAACCATATTTAGTAATGGATTTAAATGAAGAAGATAAAGAATTATTTACTGATTTGTATACAAGATTGTTTACAAATAGTAAATCATTGAAAATAGTATTACAAAGTTATTTCGGTGATATAAGAGATATATATGAAGAAGTATGTAAATTAGATTTTTATGGTATTGGTATTGATTTTATAGAAGGAAAACAATCACTTTCATTGATAAAAGAAAAAGGATTTCCAAAGGAAAAAGTATTATTTGCAGGTATAGTAAATGGTAAGAATATATGGAGAAATGATTATAGTAAAACAATAGAGTTAATAAGAGAAATAGAAAACTATGCAGATAAAATTGTACTTAATACTTCATGTTCATTATTACATGTTCCTTATACATTAGATAATGAAACAAATTTAGAAGAAGATAAGAAGAAATATTTTGCCTTTGCAGAAGAAAAATTAGGTGAGTTAGAGGAATTATCAAAAATACTAAGTGGTAAAGAAGAAAATCTTCTTGTAAAGAATAAAGAACTATTTAAGGAAGGAAGAATAGCGGAAGAGAATAAACATATAGTTTTAAATGAAGAAGATTTTAATAGAAAACCATCTAGAAAAGAGAGAAAGAAAATACAGAAGGAATTTTTTAAATTGCCAATATTACCAACTACCACTATTGGTTCGTTTCCACAAACAAAAGATGTGAAAGTTATAAGAAAGAAATATAAACAGGGTGAGATAACATCTAGTGAATATGATAAAGAGATAAAGAACTATATAAAAGATGTTATAAAGTTGCAAGAAGACTTAGATATAGATGTATTAGTACATGGAGAATATGAAAGAAATGATATGGTAGAATATTTTGGTGAAAATCTTAATGGATATTTATTCACTGAAAAGGCTTGGGTACAATCATACGGTACAAGATGTGTTAAGCCACCTATAATATGGGGAGACATAACAAGAATAAAGCCTATTACTGTAGAGTATAGTAAATATGCACAAAGTTTAACTAAGAAGCCGGTAAAAGGTATGCTTACAGGCCCTGTTACTATTCTTAATTGGTCTTTCCCAAGAGAAGATATATCACTAAGAGATATGGCATTTCAAATAGGAGGTGCTATTAGAGATGAGGTGTTAGATCTTGAGAAGGCGGGAATTAAGATTATTCAAATAGATGAAGCTGCTATTAAAGAAAAGTTACCACTTAGAAAGGCAGATTGGTATACTGAGTATTTAGATTGGGCTATAAAAGCATTTAGATTAGTGCATAGTAAAGTTGAAGCTACTACACAGATTCATACTCATATGTGTTATAGCGAATTTAAGGATATTGTAAAAGATATAGATAACATGGATGCTGATGTAATATCTTTTGAATCATCAAAATCAAATCTTGATATTGTAGAATATCTAAAACAAGTTAATTTTGAGACAGAAGTTGGCCCCGGTGTCTATGATATTCATTCTCCAAGGGTACCAAGTAAAAAGGAAATAATTTGCTTAATTAAAAAATTACGAGAGAATATAGACAAAGAAGATTTATGGATAAATCCTGATTGCGGTTTAAAAACTAGAGGAGAAAAGGAAACAATAGAAAGTTTAAGGAATATGGTAAAAGCTACAAAGGAGATAAGAGAAGTGATATAGAGAATAATAAGAAACTGCCTAAATAGTCGATAATTTTATAATTATCGACTATTTTCTGCTTTGTACGAGATTAAGTTGAAATATAAGGTAAAAAATGATAATATCTAGAAGTAATATACAAATAATGGAGGTAGAAAATGGGAAAGATGAAAAAAATACTCGGATGGATATTGCTATATATAATAGTAGTATCAGTATTTCCAATAGGGGATATAGTATCCGCGAAAACTATTGAAACTGTGGCACCACAGTATTTTAACTACAATGTAGGAAGCATTAGTTCAGTATCAATGTATAAGGATAGAGCCGTATATATTGAAAGTCGATATGAAGGCGATAAAACTGAAAATAATGGGTTGCTAGATTTGAACAAAATGCAAGGATACTTATGCTTACTTAATGATGGAACAAGTAAGGATATTATGAACTTAGGTAGAAATGTAGGAGTAGGATTAAGTAGTAAAATTGGAAAAAAAGCTTATATTACTCATATCCAAAATTCAAAAGAAGAGGACTTTAGTTATGATCTTGTTACTAATAAGTCTAGTAAAATTGATAAAAATCAATTATCTAATGATGAACTTATAAAAATATTTTCTGAGAAATATAAAAATCAATATAACAGATTGGTAGCTGAAAATGTAGTAAACTATATATCTTATGATAAAAAAGGAAATAGGTTAGATTATTGTTATGCATATATAATTGATGTAAACAATGAGGTAATAACACCGATGGGTGAATACATTTTTATTAGTGAAAATTATGATGATTTTAAAGTCTATCCTGTAAAAGGATATCCATCATTAATATCATATAATAATAATGTAATTACATTTAGATGTACTGATAGTAAAAATGGATCAAAAGATTATATTTCTAAAATAGAAAAAGATAGTATTACCGATTTTGATCTTCAAGGTGAAGTTGAAAAATGGTATAGAAGTGAAATAGTAGATAATGATTTATATTTCTTATATAAAGATGGATTACAAAAATATATTTTAGAAGACGGGAAATATATGAAGAAAGATACTATTAAAAATGTATCTGATTTTACTACAGATATTAATAATAAAATATGGGTACTAAATAAAGATAATGATAGTATGTTTGTTTCTAAATTAGATGGCACAGAAATGATAAATAAATTTGAAGTACTAATTGATATGAATACTATTAATGTATATGATGATAATAATGTAATTGTATCAGGAGATGAGAAATTTACAGCAATAAATGTAGGAAATGAAACATACGATAAAGAAGATGAGGAAGAAGTAAATCCTGATAAAAATGAAGTTTCTAATCCAACTGAAAATGATAATAATAAAATTATAGACGATAACGGTAATAATGATGATAAAGTAACAAATATAAATGATAAAAAGAGTAACTTGGATACATTAACTAAAACGGGTTCAGCATTTAGTAGAAGTATTCTTTTACTTGTAGGAACATTACTAAGTAGTGCAGGAATAGTATTGGCAATAAAAAGAAAATAATATAGAAAATGTCGTATAGGAATAATACACTCTTATACGACATTTCTATATAATTAATATATAAGCTATATGATAAATAAATTTATTTGGGGTGAGGGCTATGAATGGGAATACCTATGAGATATATAATTGCTCAGAATATTATTCTACTGTAGAAAAATTATCAGATATTGTATCGAAAAAAATAATAGATGAAGCGGGTAGATATATTAATGATTTTATGAAGGAAACTAGGGAAGGAAGAAGTAAGGAAGAGTATAGCATAGAGATTCTTTTTATATCTGTTATTATTAATGAATATATAGGGAATGGTGTGGAATTTAAAAATATACCTAAAAGTATTTTTAATATTTTAATAAAGCTTAGAAATGGAAAATATAAAGAAAAAGTAGATAAACTAAGGGGAAGATTAGCTACAAAAGTTTTAATTAGAACGACGGAGTTTAAAGGAACTATGTCATTGAAAGAACTTGAGTATATTACAAGATGGATGGAAGCCACAGGGGACTTTAAGGAAGAAGTAGAAAGAATAAAGAAGTGGATTAGTTTTTTAAAAGAAAAAGATGATAATTACAATAGTGTTTTTTTTGCTTATTGTAACAAATTAAATCAGTGGTTTATAAGTATAGGCAAAGAGTACTTAGGAAAATACACTGAGAATGTTGATAGTTATTTAAAACAATATAAAAAAGATCATAATAACAAAGAAGATATTATTTATTGTGGAAGAAGCGAGGTACAATATCATTTAAATATGGTAGCAGCGGAAATAATGAATAAAGTCTATAGAGAAGAATTTAAAAAATGTAAAGATAGAATTGTTTTTTTACCAGATTGTATGAGAGGTTATGAAAGAAAATGTATGAGAGAAAAAGCCAAACAAGGATATAAGTGCAAGGGGTGTACGGAATCGTGTAGTATTCATAGAATTACTAAATTAGGACTAGAGAAAAACTTTGATACAATAATAATACCTCATGAAACGGCACTGTTTTCGGTGTCAAGTAAAAAAGCTGTTGGTATTATTGGTATAGCATGTCCTCTTAATCTTCTATCAGGAGGATGGAAAGCACTGAGAATGGGATTTATTCCACAATGTGTTCCTTTAAATTATTGTGGTTGTGATAAGCATTGGAGAAAAGAGGCTATAAGTACTAATATTAGTATTGAAAGATTTTATAAAATATATAATGGAATATAGATTTAAAAAGAGGCTTTTGCTATGACAAATATGAAAATTTGTAGACCAGTGCACAGGTTTCAAGGCACATGGCACAGGTTTGGAGGAAATTCCTACGGAATTTCTTAGATTATAAGTGCGGTGATATTAAAATTTGGTATCACCGCACTTATTTTATTATTAAAATTGTCATTGTGATGATATCTTACAGGGGATTAATGAAAGTTGTACTTTTATGAGGCTTGGGTTACGAATTATAACATAATTTTTTGTATCTATTGTAAATATGAAAATACTTTGCTGTCCGCAGGACTATAATAAAATTCCTCCTAAAGAGGAATTTTCACCTTACTTGTGCCTTGTGCCCTATTACTTGTGCACTGTTAAACTTAAATTTATATAATCCATTATGCAAAATCTTTTTGTATATAGAAATATATTAGAAGTTAATAACATAAGAAAAATAATGTTTTAGTGAGCTTTAAAGAGATAAATTGATAATATGAGCATGAGGTAAAAAATAACAATATTGAAATATAAAGTGTATAATTATATACTTAATACAGTATTATATAACCTATATAGGAATAAAAAAAATTATATAAAGGAGTAATGAAAATGGGAGAAGATTTTGAAATTCGAAGTAAAACATTGCCTTTTAGAATAATGAGAAAAACTATATATTTACTAATAGTTTCAATTGCTATTCTAATGGTGCTAATTATTACAGGGGCAGGATATCATTCATGGGTCATTACTGGTGATATATTCATTTATATAATAAGCATAATTGTATCTTTTGGAAATATAATAGGGTATGGTTATCATGTCAATAAATATATTATAGATCCTATTGATAAAGCTTATATTTCAATGGTAAAAAGATATTTAGATAGTGGAGTATTACCAGATAATCAAGTAAAGTATTGTATTCTTAAAATCATAAAAAAGAAATAAGAATCCAAAAGAAAGATGATACAAAATGTGTCAAAAACTTGAAGAACAAAGTGGTATATGGTATCATTTCCTTATGTGTATGAAGGACATAGGGGGATGTAATAGTGAGGAAAATTACAAAAATGATAGCTATAATGATGGCCTACATATTAGCTATTGTAAGTATACCAATAGATATTTTAGCAGTAGATCAAAATGATACTATTAAAGTTGAAAAATATCTAAATTACAATATTGGTTATTTAAAGTCAGCAATAATGTATAAAAATAAATCTATAATTCAATATATAGAGAAGGAAAATGCTGATGAGGAAAGTTATACAACAAATGTATCATTACTAGATAATAATATTGAAAAGCCTATTACTAAAATTTCTAAAGAGCATTGGATTAGTGATTTTCAAGGTAAAGGTGAAAAATGCGAATTTATATATAGTGATGATATAAATATGAAAAAAATTCAGTTTGATTTTGATAATAATAGTTTGAGAGCTGATAAGATAAACAATGAAGAAAAAAATTATAATGGAAACTTAGAAAATACACTATTAAAGGTAAATGAGAAATATAGTACAAACTATACTGAAGAGAACATTGAAAAATATACTATTAATAAAAATACAAAATATGATAATGAAGGTAACACAATAGATGTATATACTTTAACTATATATAATGAAGGCAATGCAGAAAAATATAATGTAGTATTAAATGAAAAATGCAATTATGTATCTAAAAGTAATTCATTGGACATATATTTTGAAAAAGATAACACTATAGATATAGTTGAGTTTATGGAAAGCGATTCATGTTATTATATTACTAGAATTAAAGATGATGAAATACTTACAAGAGGAATTATAGAAAATTGTAATTTTTACAATAGAGATAGTATAGCAGTAATTGGTGATAAAGTATACATAAAAAAAGACTCTGAAGAAACATGTCTTTATGAATATATTTTTGAAAATAACAAATATATTTTGAATAAAACATTTGGAGGATATATTGAGACGTTTTCAAAAGATATTGATGATAATATATGGTTAATAGAGAGAGTTAATGATAAAAAATATGTTTCAAAGATAGAAAATGATATTCTTTCAAGGAAATATGAAATTTGTGTTGATATGAATCGTTTATTTGTTTATGATGAAAAAAATATTATAGTAGCGTCACCTTATGGATATACATCAATTAATAAAAATGGTGCAAGTGTATCGGAGATTCAAAAGGAAAATAACTTTCCAGAAGGTACAAAAATTATTGAAGAGAGCAATGTAGAAAATATAGGGAGCGGATTCTGTAAAGCAACGATAGAAAGTCTTGATCCTAATACTGCTAATGGATTTAATATAACATTAGAAGAAGGAATGAGAGGAATAGAACTATTTATAAAGGATATAGAATCTATAAAAAATGGAGTAGGTTCTTTAATAGTAGAAATCAGTAACAATGCAACAATTAACATTCCTTTTTCTGTAATGAATAAAAAATTGTTAGATGGAGCAGAAGGTATTAGATTTAGATTTTATACAGAAGATAATACTGAAATAATTAAAAATTTAAAAGCTGTAAATAAGATATTTAATTTTAATCTATCTATTGTAAATAGTAATGGAGAAATTGATATACATAACTTCGCTGATGGTTCTAGTGATATTAAATTAACTTTACTAGAAAATGAAATAGAATCATTAGATAAAGAGAAAGCAGTTGTATTTTATTATAATGAAGGCAGCGAAGAATTTGAAATGATGTCTAGTAGAGTTAATGGAAATGATGTTACATTTAATACTAATCATTTTTCAAAATTTATTATAGCAGAGACAGTAGCGGTACCGACTCCAGATACTCTTGAAGAAACAGGATCATTAATAAATATAAAGACAATATCAATGGCATCGCTTATTTTAATATCAATTGGAGCATTTATTTTCCTTAGAAGACGTATATAATATTGTTATAAATGGAAATATGATATAAAATAATGGAGTAAGATTTTCTTACTCCATTATTTTTGTAGAAGGGGAAGGTAATGAGAAATATATTTTTGTACATTATGACAGCTATGATTTTTTTAGCGCCGTATAAGTATATGAATCAAGATAATGTTAATGGAATATTGATACTTATAATAGCTGCTTTTTCGGTATTTGGTTTAAAGAAAATAAAAGGGAATAAAACATATTTAGTTTCTATTTTAGTTTTAGGGGTAGTATCAGTACTATCATTATTTAGGACATCGTTAACTATAGATTCGTTACAGGGAGTTGCCATATATATATCCTTAGTTCTTTTGTATTTAATTTTCTCGTACTATAAAGAGGATGAAGAAAAATTATTAAAAATATTAACATATACTATTGCTATAGGATCTGTATTTTATATTGTTTTGCAAGGGGCTATATCCAGGGGTGGCATATTAGAAGGAAGAATTGATGGAAATATAGGATATGCTAATAGTTATGCTTTAGTTATGCTTATGGCATTATATTTTAATAGAATAAGAGAAAGAGATTCATTAAAAGAAATCCTAGATATAGTTTTTGTTTTAGGGCTATTATTTACTGGATCAAGGAATTCTTTGTTATATTTAGCTATATTTTTAGTTATTGATATATTAATTTATAAAAGAGAAAATAAAAAGTGGAATTTTATCTTTGTATTTAATATGTTGATATCTACAGCTATGTATCTTTTAATAGAAAAGCTTGGATTAGCAATAGCTCTAGTATTGCCTATACTAATAATTATGTATTACTACCTTATCAATGATAAATATATGAAGATAATAAATATAATAACTGTCATAGCAGTACCTATAAGTATTATAGTTGTTATTTTTACAAATAATAATTTGATAAATAGACTATCAGCAATGTCTATAAGTTCTCCTGAATTTCAACTTAGAATAGGATATTTTGAGGATGTTATAAGATATGTATGTAAAAATCCTTTTGGAGGAGGAATTAATACATATATGTATAATCAAGGATCATTCCAAACTGGATTTTATGATGTTAGATATGTTCATAATGCATTTGGACAAGCTTTATATGATATGGGATGGATAGGATTAATATCATTTATACTTGTATTTATAGTTGGTCTTGTTGTTATCTTAAAAGGATCACATAAGAGAAAATTATATTATTTAGCATTATATCTTACAATATATTGTCATAGTATTCTTGATTTCAATTTTGCTTACATGTTTACTATACTTGCGATAGCGCTTATTGTAGGGTTTTCTGGAAATGAAAATATATATGTAGAATTTAATACTAAACCTATATTTATTCCAGTTGCAGTTATAGCATTATATATATCTATAATATCCATTATGAATTTTTCAGCTCAGATGCTATTTGAAAATAGATATTATAAAGCAACTATATCGGTTGGAAAGGTTCTAGAAAATATTACTGTAGGTGATAATATAGGAGCAGAATTTCAATTTAAAGGTTATGTAGGACTTTATTCAGATAGCGATGATACTGAAAACATAAAAAAAGGAATAGAAGTTATAGAAGATCGGGTAAATATAAATAATAGGCAATTGTACATTTATGGTGATCTTGCTATGGCATATGGAGAATTAAATGATGTTGATAAAGCTTCATATTATTATGAAAAGAATTTAAAATTGCAGAAGTATAATTTAAATGTCTATGAAAATTATTGTGATATGTTAAGAAAAGTTGGAGAAAATACAGGCGTGAAATATGAAGATAGATGTAATAAAATTATGAAAAAGTATAATGATATACAAGAAGATAGAAGTGAATTATCGAAGAAAAGATTTTACTAAAAAAAGAAATTTCAGAATAAAATAAATGAAAATCCTAGTGTTATACTCTGGGATTTTTGTTTTATATTTTCAAAAAATTGTTCTATAAGAAAAATGGTAAAATAGTTGAAAAATTGTTAAGGCCAAGAAAAAAAATTCGATAAATATATTGCGGACTATTTAATAAATTACAATATTCATATAAAATTTTAAAATCAATATAGAAACTATAGAAACTTAATGATGATTTGTATAGATTTTAATAAAAAAATAGTGATATTTAATGCATTAATATGGTTAATGAAAAAGAAAATAATAAAATATATAGGTATACTTGTAAATTGCAATAAAATATTGTAGAATTTATAGTAGGTATTGTAAAAAAATAAATAGTTAGGTAATTTGCATAAGGGCGTTGAACATTAACAATAAAGGGGGAGGAAAAATGTTTAAAAATGTTGGGAACAAGCTAACAGTGTTAGGCGAAGGACTCTTTTGGGTTTCTATTGTAGTGTCTGGGGGAGCATTCGCATTAGTATCAAATGTTACAGGGAATCCTATATATGGGATTGCTGCTGTTGTAGCTATTATGATAATATAT belongs to Clostridium bornimense and includes:
- the metE gene encoding 5-methyltetrahydropteroyltriglutamate--homocysteine S-methyltransferase; its protein translation is MYSKAIIGYPRVGKLRELKFSTEKYFRGEESKEQLEAVAKSIREEQWILQKRKGIDFIPSNDFSFYDNMLDTIILLGAIPKEYKNLKVDMLDTYFAMARGYQGEKGDVKALPMKKWFNTNYHYIVPIIEDDMKFTCNVDNLVKYYKEALSLDIRTTPSIIGPFTFLKLARFNGKKGINDVCYDILNIYNEVLSKLVSLEVEVVQVHEPYLVMDLNEEDKELFTDLYTRLFTNSKSLKIVLQSYFGDIRDIYEEVCKLDFYGIGIDFIEGKQSLSLIKEKGFPKEKVLFAGIVNGKNIWRNDYSKTIELIREIENYADKIVLNTSCSLLHVPYTLDNETNLEEDKKKYFAFAEEKLGELEELSKILSGKEENLLVKNKELFKEGRIAEENKHIVLNEEDFNRKPSRKERKKIQKEFFKLPILPTTTIGSFPQTKDVKVIRKKYKQGEITSSEYDKEIKNYIKDVIKLQEDLDIDVLVHGEYERNDMVEYFGENLNGYLFTEKAWVQSYGTRCVKPPIIWGDITRIKPITVEYSKYAQSLTKKPVKGMLTGPVTILNWSFPREDISLRDMAFQIGGAIRDEVLDLEKAGIKIIQIDEAAIKEKLPLRKADWYTEYLDWAIKAFRLVHSKVEATTQIHTHMCYSEFKDIVKDIDNMDADVISFESSKSNLDIVEYLKQVNFETEVGPGVYDIHSPRVPSKKEIICLIKKLRENIDKEDLWINPDCGLKTRGEKETIESLRNMVKATKEIREVI
- a CDS encoding LPXTG cell wall anchor domain-containing protein — translated: MGKMKKILGWILLYIIVVSVFPIGDIVSAKTIETVAPQYFNYNVGSISSVSMYKDRAVYIESRYEGDKTENNGLLDLNKMQGYLCLLNDGTSKDIMNLGRNVGVGLSSKIGKKAYITHIQNSKEEDFSYDLVTNKSSKIDKNQLSNDELIKIFSEKYKNQYNRLVAENVVNYISYDKKGNRLDYCYAYIIDVNNEVITPMGEYIFISENYDDFKVYPVKGYPSLISYNNNVITFRCTDSKNGSKDYISKIEKDSITDFDLQGEVEKWYRSEIVDNDLYFLYKDGLQKYILEDGKYMKKDTIKNVSDFTTDINNKIWVLNKDNDSMFVSKLDGTEMINKFEVLIDMNTINVYDDNNVIVSGDEKFTAINVGNETYDKEDEEEVNPDKNEVSNPTENDNNKIIDDNGNNDDKVTNINDKKSNLDTLTKTGSAFSRSILLLVGTLLSSAGIVLAIKRK
- a CDS encoding DUF116 domain-containing protein produces the protein MNGNTYEIYNCSEYYSTVEKLSDIVSKKIIDEAGRYINDFMKETREGRSKEEYSIEILFISVIINEYIGNGVEFKNIPKSIFNILIKLRNGKYKEKVDKLRGRLATKVLIRTTEFKGTMSLKELEYITRWMEATGDFKEEVERIKKWISFLKEKDDNYNSVFFAYCNKLNQWFISIGKEYLGKYTENVDSYLKQYKKDHNNKEDIIYCGRSEVQYHLNMVAAEIMNKVYREEFKKCKDRIVFLPDCMRGYERKCMREKAKQGYKCKGCTESCSIHRITKLGLEKNFDTIIIPHETALFSVSSKKAVGIIGIACPLNLLSGGWKALRMGFIPQCVPLNYCGCDKHWRKEAISTNISIERFYKIYNGI
- a CDS encoding O-antigen ligase family protein, whose amino-acid sequence is MRNIFLYIMTAMIFLAPYKYMNQDNVNGILILIIAAFSVFGLKKIKGNKTYLVSILVLGVVSVLSLFRTSLTIDSLQGVAIYISLVLLYLIFSYYKEDEEKLLKILTYTIAIGSVFYIVLQGAISRGGILEGRIDGNIGYANSYALVMLMALYFNRIRERDSLKEILDIVFVLGLLFTGSRNSLLYLAIFLVIDILIYKRENKKWNFIFVFNMLISTAMYLLIEKLGLAIALVLPILIIMYYYLINDKYMKIINIITVIAVPISIIVVIFTNNNLINRLSAMSISSPEFQLRIGYFEDVIRYVCKNPFGGGINTYMYNQGSFQTGFYDVRYVHNAFGQALYDMGWIGLISFILVFIVGLVVILKGSHKRKLYYLALYLTIYCHSILDFNFAYMFTILAIALIVGFSGNENIYVEFNTKPIFIPVAVIALYISIISIMNFSAQMLFENRYYKATISVGKVLENITVGDNIGAEFQFKGYVGLYSDSDDTENIKKGIEVIEDRVNINNRQLYIYGDLAMAYGELNDVDKASYYYEKNLKLQKYNLNVYENYCDMLRKVGENTGVKYEDRCNKIMKKYNDIQEDRSELSKKRFY